In the Myxococcota bacterium genome, one interval contains:
- a CDS encoding alkaline phosphatase family protein, with translation MATINDIDTIVIVMMENRSFDNVLGHLHHPAYGNRPEIQGLADPASTNHYDNFYLERAYKPFAAPDGPLPHDFPHERASIATQIAVQNGQATMSGFVEAYVEATHSVVQDPPPLGFLTPKDVRMSGFLASEYLVCNYWYSPLPAGTQPNRAVAFSGNSLIEDNVIGIIPHDELVLDWLERHHVSWRVYHSGLSFFLLFGTDHALGKNFRSVRDLPADLQKKTVPQVIFVEPEYVDSPVHMGFTPNDNHPPLAIGPGEAFLHMIYSALANVPKRWLRTLLVVTYDEHGGFFDHVEPHPVRMDPPNGAHYKDAFTTTGVRVPTFVASPWVPRGGVSDLVFDHTSILQLIGEKFAGGADKYSDEVTRRKQQGIASLSSVLTLSQARADLPPAPADPILATTLFSGSPKKVLTEHQQAFATAARLALAKNRRSALKRFPELALLPRVPPPVSVPQDGGG, from the coding sequence ATGGCGACGATCAACGACATCGACACCATCGTGATCGTGATGATGGAGAACCGTTCCTTCGACAACGTGCTCGGTCACCTGCATCACCCCGCCTATGGCAATCGCCCAGAGATCCAAGGTCTCGCAGACCCCGCTTCGACCAATCACTACGACAACTTCTATCTGGAAAGGGCGTACAAGCCGTTTGCGGCTCCCGACGGGCCTCTGCCTCATGACTTCCCACACGAGCGCGCGAGCATCGCGACTCAGATCGCCGTCCAGAACGGTCAGGCCACCATGTCTGGCTTCGTCGAGGCCTACGTCGAGGCAACCCACAGCGTGGTCCAAGATCCACCTCCCCTTGGCTTTCTCACGCCGAAGGACGTTCGCATGTCCGGGTTCCTTGCCTCGGAGTATCTGGTCTGCAACTACTGGTATTCGCCGCTCCCCGCAGGGACTCAGCCCAATCGCGCCGTGGCCTTCAGCGGCAACTCGCTCATCGAGGACAACGTCATCGGGATCATTCCCCACGACGAGCTCGTGCTCGACTGGCTCGAACGACACCACGTCTCCTGGCGCGTCTACCACAGCGGTCTGTCGTTCTTCCTGCTCTTCGGCACTGATCACGCGCTCGGCAAGAACTTTCGCAGTGTGCGCGATCTCCCGGCGGATCTTCAGAAGAAGACCGTCCCTCAGGTCATCTTCGTTGAGCCCGAATACGTGGACTCACCGGTGCACATGGGATTCACGCCCAACGACAACCACCCGCCGCTCGCGATCGGCCCCGGAGAGGCCTTCTTGCACATGATCTACTCGGCGCTTGCCAACGTTCCCAAACGCTGGCTACGAACTCTGCTCGTCGTGACTTACGACGAGCACGGCGGCTTTTTCGACCACGTCGAGCCCCACCCGGTCCGGATGGATCCACCGAACGGCGCTCACTACAAGGACGCCTTCACGACGACCGGCGTGCGGGTTCCTACCTTCGTGGCCTCGCCATGGGTGCCTCGTGGGGGCGTGAGCGATCTTGTCTTCGACCACACTTCGATTCTGCAGCTCATCGGCGAGAAGTTCGCGGGTGGAGCCGACAAGTACTCGGACGAAGTCACTCGCCGCAAGCAACAGGGAATTGCGAGTCTCTCGTCGGTGCTCACTCTCTCCCAAGCGCGGGCAGACCTCCCGCCCGCGCCGGCTGACCCGATCTTGGCCACGACGCTCTTTAGCGGCAGTCCAAAGAAGGTACTCACGGAGCACCAGCAAGCCTTCGCCACAGCGGCCCGGCTCGCGCTGGCGAAGAATCGAAGAAGCGCCCTGAAGAGGTTCCCGGAGCTGGCGTTGCTGCCGCGAGTTCCGCCGCCAGTTTCGGTTCCCCAGGATGGAGGAGGCTAG
- a CDS encoding alpha-L-fucosidase: MVAPKPAYEPTLASLKRHTAPPWYDEAKLGIFVHWTPASVIGFAPREKEINELLVERYDDMQVEVPYTEWYENSLRFPGSSVAKYHREHFGSKPMHEFAADFAAAIDKHWDPEAWADAFAAAGARYVVLVTKHHDGFCLWPTRVPNPKRPGFNLRRDVVGELARAVRARGIRFGVYYSGGLDWTFDARPIANIGDLIAAAPGGAYPRYADAHFRELLERYRPDVLWNDISWAGDRGSLLRLFADYYNGNPDGLVNDRWTPVYPLGRLLRVAFLRNLFNRRVKAAVLKHGGALTPPPALHSDTRTPEYATFAEIRAEKWECVRGMDKSFGFNRASLPGDFLSREALIHSLVDIASKNGNLLLNVGPRGEDAQIPDPQLERLRWLGSFTRRYGEALYGTHPWQRAEGETAEGWKVRFTARGETLYAWLLGAPRAQSTIELLGLRADSAQLAGGPALALERTGRGTRFLLPELPDEPAHAIALRGVSAL, from the coding sequence ATGGTCGCGCCCAAGCCTGCGTACGAGCCCACCCTCGCGAGCCTGAAGCGGCATACGGCGCCGCCTTGGTACGACGAGGCCAAGCTCGGGATCTTCGTCCACTGGACCCCGGCCTCGGTGATCGGCTTTGCGCCGCGCGAGAAGGAGATCAACGAGCTGCTCGTCGAGCGCTACGACGACATGCAGGTCGAGGTGCCGTACACCGAGTGGTACGAGAACTCACTGCGCTTCCCGGGCTCGAGCGTCGCGAAGTACCACCGCGAGCACTTCGGCTCGAAGCCCATGCACGAATTCGCGGCCGACTTCGCCGCCGCGATCGACAAACACTGGGATCCCGAGGCGTGGGCCGACGCGTTTGCGGCGGCGGGAGCGCGCTACGTGGTGCTCGTGACCAAGCACCACGACGGCTTCTGCCTCTGGCCTACGCGCGTGCCGAACCCGAAGCGGCCCGGGTTCAACCTGCGGCGCGACGTGGTCGGCGAGCTGGCGCGCGCCGTGCGTGCGCGCGGCATTCGCTTCGGTGTCTACTACTCGGGCGGGCTCGACTGGACCTTCGACGCGCGGCCGATTGCGAACATTGGTGACTTGATCGCGGCCGCGCCCGGCGGCGCCTATCCGCGCTACGCGGACGCGCATTTTCGCGAGCTCTTGGAGCGCTACCGCCCCGACGTGCTGTGGAACGACATCTCGTGGGCCGGTGACCGGGGCTCCCTCTTGCGGCTGTTCGCCGACTACTACAACGGGAACCCGGACGGCCTGGTGAACGATCGCTGGACGCCCGTGTACCCGCTCGGCCGGCTGCTGCGCGTGGCGTTCCTGCGCAACTTGTTCAACCGGCGGGTCAAAGCGGCGGTGCTGAAGCACGGCGGCGCACTGACTCCGCCGCCCGCGCTTCACTCCGACACGCGCACGCCCGAGTACGCGACCTTCGCCGAGATCCGCGCCGAGAAGTGGGAGTGTGTGCGCGGCATGGACAAGAGCTTCGGCTTCAACCGCGCGTCGCTGCCCGGTGACTTCCTCTCGCGCGAGGCGCTGATCCACTCACTGGTGGACATCGCGTCGAAGAACGGAAACCTCTTGCTGAACGTCGGGCCGCGCGGCGAGGACGCGCAGATCCCGGATCCCCAGCTCGAGCGGCTGCGCTGGCTGGGCAGCTTCACGCGGCGCTACGGCGAGGCGCTCTACGGCACGCACCCGTGGCAGCGGGCGGAAGGGGAGACGGCCGAAGGCTGGAAGGTGCGCTTCACCGCCCGCGGCGAGACACTCTATGCCTGGCTGCTCGGCGCGCCCCGGGCACAGTCGACGATCGAGCTCCTCGGCCTGCGCGCCGACTCGGCGCAGCTCGCGGGCGGGCCTGCGCTCGCGCTCGAGCGCACCGGCCGCGGGACACGTTTCCTGCTCCCCGAGCTTCCCGACGAGCCGGCCCACGCCATCGCGCTGCGCGGGGTGAGCGCGCTCTAG
- a CDS encoding pYEATS domain-containing protein — MAADTTDASEETSLQLAWILLATWGASTFLVVLFALQLGWRPAFAGALWSLALTAVGAVPGFLFGLPRVHENGADISADAGSSDAKAPIYRPLVNDSLAQISDWLTKALVGISLVELGTIKSLGLELAESVRGSLGECAGAACTGEGAKAAAVALVIFYPVFGFLGIYLATRLYLGPALAYAESGVLGRLQKMFEKKLADVSQTAAVVAAAARNPVTAPAREGYKNAQEMWESDPHAGYANGQSAANGYTLSAAIQPAPQIDNRANWIDLRVTSSTTVPSRTGSVRFLLHPTFARNVETVQLVDGAARLQIVAWGYFTVGAQVLAPDGRELARLELNLHEIPGGVAAFYEDSGVA; from the coding sequence GTGGCAGCAGACACGACGGATGCATCCGAAGAGACCTCACTCCAGCTGGCCTGGATCCTCCTTGCAACCTGGGGAGCCAGTACCTTCCTCGTCGTGCTCTTCGCCCTGCAGCTCGGGTGGCGCCCAGCGTTCGCCGGCGCGCTGTGGAGCCTGGCACTCACTGCCGTAGGTGCCGTTCCCGGCTTCCTCTTCGGACTGCCGCGTGTCCACGAGAATGGCGCGGACATCTCTGCGGATGCCGGGAGCTCGGACGCCAAGGCGCCGATCTATCGCCCCCTGGTGAACGACAGCCTGGCGCAGATCTCCGACTGGCTCACGAAGGCGCTGGTCGGGATCTCGCTCGTCGAGCTGGGCACGATCAAGAGCCTCGGCTTGGAGTTGGCCGAGTCGGTCCGCGGCTCGCTCGGCGAGTGCGCTGGGGCGGCCTGTACCGGAGAGGGCGCGAAGGCCGCGGCGGTGGCTCTGGTCATCTTCTATCCGGTCTTTGGATTTCTCGGCATCTACCTGGCCACGCGGCTGTATCTCGGACCGGCGCTCGCATACGCCGAGTCGGGCGTACTGGGGCGGCTGCAGAAGATGTTCGAGAAGAAGCTCGCCGACGTATCGCAGACCGCGGCCGTGGTAGCCGCGGCGGCGCGCAATCCAGTGACTGCGCCCGCACGCGAAGGCTACAAGAACGCCCAGGAGATGTGGGAGTCCGATCCCCATGCCGGCTACGCCAACGGACAGAGCGCGGCCAATGGCTACACGTTGTCCGCAGCCATCCAGCCAGCGCCACAGATCGACAACAGAGCGAATTGGATCGATCTACGAGTCACTAGCTCGACTACCGTCCCGTCTCGCACGGGCTCGGTGCGTTTCTTGCTTCACCCTACATTCGCTCGCAACGTCGAGACCGTCCAACTCGTAGACGGCGCTGCACGGCTTCAAATCGTGGCCTGGGGCTACTTCACGGTGGGAGCCCAGGTTCTCGCCCCGGACGGGAGGGAGCTTGCGCGCCTCGAGCTGAACCTGCACGAGATTCCGGGTGGCGTCGCGGCCTTCTACGAGGACTCGGGAGTTGCTTAG